In one window of Eggerthella guodeyinii DNA:
- a CDS encoding 4Fe-4S dicluster domain-containing protein, translated as MTHLAIITDLDRCVGCLACSVACKTANQVPIGSFWNKTLRIGPNPKNGGSGQYPDIEMYFLTVQCQHCENPECVKVCPTGASHKAEDGTVQIDKSKCIGCQFCAMSCPYGVRYLNEEERVVEKCTLCEQKIAQGELPQCVAQCGGRARFFGDISAGYGAMEGPAVRYGADPSYDALAEEARVLLLDDVDPFDESDVYALPDVGNAPSFKYILRDMTWQGGGE; from the coding sequence ATGACTCACTTGGCGATTATAACCGACCTTGACCGTTGCGTCGGGTGCCTTGCGTGCTCGGTGGCGTGCAAGACCGCGAACCAGGTCCCCATCGGCAGTTTTTGGAACAAGACATTACGCATAGGGCCAAATCCGAAGAACGGAGGCTCTGGTCAGTATCCCGACATCGAAATGTATTTTCTTACGGTGCAGTGCCAGCATTGCGAGAACCCCGAGTGCGTGAAGGTGTGCCCGACGGGGGCCTCGCATAAAGCAGAGGACGGGACCGTGCAGATCGACAAGTCCAAGTGCATCGGCTGCCAGTTCTGCGCGATGTCGTGCCCCTATGGCGTGCGCTACCTGAACGAGGAGGAGCGCGTCGTGGAGAAGTGCACCTTGTGCGAGCAGAAGATCGCCCAAGGAGAGCTGCCGCAGTGCGTGGCCCAGTGCGGGGGGCGCGCTCGGTTCTTCGGTGATATCAGCGCTGGTTATGGTGCTATGGAGGGGCCTGCTGTGCGGTATGGGGCGGACCCGAGCTATGACGCGCTGGCGGAGGAAGCCCGCGTGTTGCTGTTGGACGATGTCGACCCCTTCGACGAATCCGACGTGTACGCGCTTCCCGATGTCGGCAATGCGCCTTCATTCAAGTACATTCTGCGCGATATGACCTGGCAAGGAGGCGGTGAATAA
- a CDS encoding molybdopterin-containing oxidoreductase family protein, translating to MRLSAVTRRSFLQMGMVASIAAGGISASTRQALAETGDAGSSASEVKRVRSCCRACGKMECGVWVTVKDGRAVKVEGDPSAFHSSGNCCSKSQSSIQAAYHPDRLHYPMKRTNEKGQDDPGWVRISWDEAFQTIGQKFNEVKERYGGPSLFCMTGTSRIWCMAGIIGWPRALGTPNTMHAYQVCKGPRHFATQMTCARAFSYLATVDRPSVYVQWGGASELSNYDDSCRTTVDVAKKAATHILVDPRQTNLGRMADVWMNLRPGTDAAIAMSWAHVIIENKLWDDLYVKRWTDCPFLVCEDIEPSGWTERYDMTGSPWELKTKLLKESDLVEGGNPKHMMVWDTLSDSLTYFDVESGLWEGETWKRPEAGRPAPQKNLVPGVAPGWVPDPTPFNPLIDPALFGEFEVTLKDGRKSVVRPVLDRYAEACAQYAPEKAEEITGVPAKEIERAAIAYATRVDPSTGYGNGGIHYMLAIEHAGNAIQNVRSIDALTMLTGNMDTPGGHRGVTQTPIAISPTGGDTLFAADVPGAPFPDYEKTLGYDKFPMSKWFGGFADSSSIWEAIETGEPYPVVAGICQSGDFMNQGNALYSWDVLNSLDFLVDADLWHAPTSDAADILLPVCHWLELSAPRMSQGASGAYGATCQCIEPPAECRWDPDVLVGICKGMGVPFLPDDEANTWPDKDWILDDSVKDSGLTWEEYRDNFQKNGWLDAKAEYPEVWGTYRRYEMGLLKDGKPGWKTPTRKHELWSTIMESHHPEGTWNFPTFTEPQHSPVSDPERCKEYPFVITTGRRIPVYFHNEHRQLPWCRELWPVPRVEINPVDAQRLGIEQGDWVWIETPEGKVRQTADLYYGVAEGVVNCEHQWWYPEINQAGHGFELSCINCITDRRVQDPHSGSTNLRAYLCTIYKATPENSPFGNPVPCGKDGTEIIHTSDDPRLKEWLPTYEGRK from the coding sequence ATGAGGTTATCAGCAGTAACGAGACGATCGTTTTTGCAGATGGGGATGGTCGCTAGCATTGCCGCTGGAGGTATCAGCGCATCAACTAGGCAGGCGTTGGCCGAGACCGGCGACGCCGGCTCGTCTGCTTCGGAGGTCAAGCGCGTCCGCTCATGCTGCCGGGCGTGCGGGAAGATGGAGTGCGGTGTTTGGGTGACGGTGAAGGATGGCAGGGCGGTCAAAGTGGAAGGAGACCCGAGCGCGTTTCACAGCAGCGGCAATTGTTGTTCGAAGTCGCAATCGTCCATTCAAGCTGCCTATCATCCCGACCGCCTTCATTACCCGATGAAGCGCACGAACGAGAAGGGGCAGGACGATCCTGGTTGGGTTCGCATCAGCTGGGACGAGGCGTTCCAGACGATCGGTCAGAAATTCAACGAAGTGAAGGAGCGCTATGGCGGGCCTTCATTGTTCTGCATGACGGGGACAAGCAGGATTTGGTGCATGGCAGGCATCATCGGATGGCCGCGCGCGTTGGGAACGCCCAATACCATGCATGCGTACCAGGTGTGCAAGGGGCCGCGCCATTTCGCCACGCAGATGACCTGTGCCCGAGCATTCAGCTATTTGGCAACCGTTGATCGCCCTTCGGTGTACGTGCAGTGGGGCGGTGCGTCGGAATTGTCCAACTACGATGACAGCTGCCGCACGACGGTCGATGTGGCCAAAAAGGCAGCAACGCATATCTTGGTGGATCCGCGCCAGACGAACCTTGGGCGCATGGCGGACGTTTGGATGAATTTGCGCCCTGGCACGGATGCCGCAATAGCCATGTCTTGGGCGCATGTGATCATCGAAAACAAACTGTGGGACGACTTGTACGTCAAGCGGTGGACGGACTGCCCGTTTTTGGTGTGCGAGGACATTGAGCCCTCGGGTTGGACGGAGCGCTACGACATGACCGGATCTCCGTGGGAGCTCAAAACGAAATTGCTCAAGGAATCGGACTTGGTAGAAGGGGGGAATCCCAAGCATATGATGGTGTGGGATACCCTATCCGATTCGCTTACATACTTCGACGTGGAGTCTGGCCTTTGGGAAGGCGAAACGTGGAAGCGGCCCGAAGCCGGACGGCCGGCCCCTCAGAAGAACCTCGTTCCAGGCGTTGCGCCCGGTTGGGTTCCGGATCCGACCCCGTTCAACCCGCTGATAGATCCCGCGCTGTTCGGCGAATTCGAGGTGACGCTCAAAGATGGGCGGAAATCAGTCGTTCGCCCGGTTCTCGACCGGTATGCCGAGGCTTGCGCGCAGTATGCACCCGAAAAAGCCGAAGAAATCACCGGCGTGCCCGCCAAGGAAATCGAACGGGCGGCAATTGCCTATGCGACGCGAGTGGATCCGTCGACGGGCTACGGCAACGGCGGGATCCACTACATGCTTGCCATCGAGCATGCGGGCAATGCGATCCAAAATGTTCGGTCTATCGATGCGCTCACTATGTTGACGGGCAACATGGATACGCCCGGCGGGCATCGCGGTGTGACGCAAACGCCTATCGCGATATCGCCGACTGGCGGCGATACCCTGTTCGCTGCGGATGTCCCTGGCGCGCCGTTCCCCGATTATGAGAAAACGCTTGGGTACGACAAGTTCCCGATGAGCAAATGGTTCGGAGGGTTCGCGGATTCGAGCAGCATATGGGAAGCGATCGAGACGGGGGAGCCGTATCCCGTCGTTGCGGGTATTTGCCAGTCGGGCGATTTCATGAACCAGGGAAACGCCCTGTATTCTTGGGATGTGCTGAATTCGCTCGACTTCCTTGTGGATGCCGATCTGTGGCATGCTCCCACGTCAGACGCGGCGGATATACTCCTCCCCGTTTGCCATTGGCTCGAATTGAGCGCGCCGCGCATGTCGCAAGGTGCTTCCGGCGCATACGGAGCGACGTGCCAATGCATCGAACCGCCTGCCGAATGCCGCTGGGATCCTGACGTGCTCGTCGGAATCTGCAAAGGCATGGGCGTGCCCTTCCTGCCCGACGACGAGGCGAACACCTGGCCGGACAAAGATTGGATATTGGACGATTCCGTCAAAGACTCAGGTTTGACATGGGAGGAGTATCGAGACAATTTCCAAAAAAACGGATGGCTTGATGCTAAAGCCGAGTATCCGGAAGTTTGGGGAACGTATCGGCGCTACGAGATGGGCCTTTTGAAGGATGGCAAACCCGGTTGGAAAACCCCGACGAGAAAGCACGAGTTGTGGTCGACCATCATGGAGTCTCACCATCCGGAGGGCACGTGGAATTTCCCGACGTTTACGGAGCCTCAGCATTCTCCCGTCTCGGATCCCGAGCGATGCAAGGAGTACCCGTTCGTCATCACGACGGGCCGGCGAATCCCCGTCTATTTCCATAACGAGCACCGCCAACTTCCTTGGTGCCGCGAGTTGTGGCCGGTTCCTCGTGTGGAGATCAATCCGGTTGATGCGCAAAGGTTGGGAATCGAGCAAGGAGACTGGGTGTGGATCGAGACGCCCGAAGGCAAAGTCCGCCAAACTGCCGATTTGTATTACGGGGTTGCCGAAGGCGTGGTGAATTGCGAGCACCAATGGTGGTATCCGGAAATCAACCAGGCCGGACATGGTTTTGAGCTATCCTGCATCAACTGTATAACCGACCGCCGCGTCCAAGACCCTCATAGCGGTTCCACGAATCTGCGCGCCTATCTATGCACTATCTACAAAGCGACGCCCGAGAACAGCCCGTTCGGTAATCCGGTTCCGTGCGGCAAAGACGGAACCGAGATCATCCACACCTCAGACGATCCGCGCTTAAAGGAATGGTTGCCGACCTACGAAGGGAGGAAGTAG
- a CDS encoding dimethyl sulfoxide reductase anchor subunit family protein, with translation MELQWPLIIFTTLVAWSAGLFGTQALMAVFGVGKKAQVPAWVCSAVLLAAGGIAVFFHLEHWERIFNGFGHLTSGITQELIAIVVLAVVAVAYLVLMRKSDDGASVPKWLAWVAVALSVVLVAVMAHSYTMAARPAWDSVLWILYVLGNACVLGPATFALLSALAAGGPGDQPAERAAEAGAPAGRTALIGAALNALATLAFAIFLQLSAGSFADVGLYFDPTHPTKAMADAAATVASQAPLLWLGAVAVGAIVPLAAAFMGRRTGNWRLWAPVAIAAALVGAVCMRVAFYNLGLSVFMFY, from the coding sequence ATGGAACTCCAGTGGCCTTTGATCATCTTCACCACGCTGGTCGCCTGGTCGGCGGGGCTGTTCGGGACGCAGGCTTTGATGGCGGTGTTCGGCGTCGGGAAGAAGGCGCAGGTGCCGGCTTGGGTTTGCTCGGCCGTGCTGCTGGCCGCGGGCGGGATCGCGGTGTTCTTCCATCTCGAGCACTGGGAGCGGATCTTCAACGGGTTCGGGCACCTGACCTCCGGGATCACCCAGGAATTGATCGCGATCGTGGTCTTGGCGGTGGTCGCCGTGGCCTACCTCGTGCTCATGCGCAAGTCCGACGACGGCGCCAGCGTGCCGAAGTGGCTGGCGTGGGTCGCCGTCGCGCTGTCGGTCGTGCTCGTGGCCGTCATGGCGCACTCGTACACCATGGCCGCCCGCCCTGCGTGGGACTCGGTCCTCTGGATCCTCTACGTCCTCGGCAACGCCTGCGTGCTAGGACCCGCGACGTTCGCCCTCCTCTCCGCCTTGGCTGCAGGGGGACCCGGGGACCAACCCGCCGAGCGCGCAGCCGAAGCCGGGGCCCCCGCGGGTAGGACGGCCCTGATAGGCGCCGCCCTCAACGCCCTCGCAACCCTCGCTTTCGCGATCTTCCTCCAGCTCTCCGCCGGCTCCTTCGCCGACGTCGGCCTCTACTTCGACCCGACGCACCCGACGAAAGCTATGGCCGACGCCGCCGCGACGGTCGCCTCCCAGGCCCCGCTCCTGTGGCTCGGCGCCGTGGCCGTCGGCGCGATCGTCCCCCTGGCCGCCGCCTTCATGGGCAGGCGCACGGGCAACTGGAGGCTCTGGGCCCCGGTCGCGATAGCCGCCGCCCTCGTCGGAGCCGTCTGCATGCGCGTCGCCTTCTACAACCTGGGGCTCAGCGTGTTCATGTTCTACTAG